The following coding sequences are from one Gadus macrocephalus chromosome 3, ASM3116895v1 window:
- the LOC132454160 gene encoding nucleus accumbens-associated protein 1-like isoform X2: protein MAQTLQMAIPNFGNNVLECLNEQRLQGLYCDVSVVVKGHAFKAHRAVLAASSSYFRDLFNAGGKSSVVELPPAVQPQSFQQILAFCYTGRLSMNVGDQFLLMYTAGFLQIQQIMEKGTEFFLKVSSPSCDSQGLHTEETPTSEPQSPVTQTVGGASAGGRPTPCLTPLPLVSKVKTEQAASTPQEGSPYSVVCTPVAKRLWEGSSRDGGGGLGGGGSRKAARYSAAASAAAQDGRGGGGGMVGGVMTQGAGNGVNGNHNNNNNNNHNGVTPDGTSPGALSMYTSDSPISYHDDEEEDDMADETAEEQYRQICNMYTMYSMLNVGATVAGERVEALPDVTAESGGGGGRGGRGSRARQDLASLPAELISQIGNRCHPRLYEEGDPAEKLELVTGTCVFISRAQLMNCHVSAGTRHKVLLRRLLAAFFDRSTLANSCGTGIRSSTNDPSRKPLDNRVLHAVKFYCQNFAPSFKESEMNAIAADMCTNARRVVRKSWIPKLKLLMAEGDAYSAFLADSVKMEADALVGAEHGFDPASLEAVANSDAGGGAAAAADALQTAAADGSTLF from the exons ATGGCTCAGACGCTACAGATGGCGATCCCCAACTTCGGCAACAACGTCCTCGAGTGTCTGAACGAGCAGCGGCTGCAGGGCCTCTACTGCGACGTCTCTGTGGTCGTCAAGGGCCACGCCTTCAAG GCCCACCGCGCGGTGCTGGCCGCCAGTAGCTCCTACTTCCGGGACCTGTTCAACGCTGGGGGCAAGAGCTCTGTGGTGGAGCTGCCCCCGGCCGTGCAGCCCCAGAGCTTCCAGCAGATCCTGGCCTTCTGCTACACGGGCCGCCTCAGCATGAACGTGGGGGACCAGTTCCTGCTGATGTACACCGCCGGCTTCCTCCAGATCCAGCAGATCATGGAGAAGGGAACAGAGTTCTTCCTCAAG GTTTCATCCCCGAGCTGCGACTCCCAGGGGCTTCACACCGAGGAAACACCAACCTCTGAGCCTCAGAGCCCTGTCACTCAAACCGTGGGCGGGGCCTCTGCAGGAGGTAGGCCCACCCCATGCCTGACCCCGCTGCCCCTGGTCTCCAAGGTGAAGACGGAGCAGGCTGCCTCCACGCCGCAG GAGGGCTCCCCCTACTCGGTGGTCTGCACCCCGGTGGCCAAGCGTCTCTGGGAGGGCAGCAGTCGCGACGGCGGCGGGGGCCTGGGGGGCGGAGGGTCACGCAAGGCCGCCCGCTactccgccgccgcctcggCCGCCGCCCAGGacgggcgcggcggcggcggcggcatggTGGGCGGAGTCATGACTCAGGGGGCGGGCAACGGCGTCAAcggcaaccacaacaacaacaacaacaacaaccacaacggcGTGACGCCCGACGGGACGAGCCCCGGCGCGCTCAGCATGTACACCAGCGACTCTCCCATCAGTTACcacgacgacgaggaggaggacgacatgGCGGACGAGACCGCCGAAGAGCAGTACCGGCAGATATGCAACATGTACACCATGTACAGCATGCTGAACGTAGGCGCCACAG tggctGGCGAGCGCGTGGAGGCCCTCCCGGACGTGACGGCGGAgtccggcggcggcgggggtcgCGGTGGGCGGGGCAGCCGTGCCCGCCAGGACCTGGCGTCCCTGCCCGCCGAGCTCATCAGCCAGATCGGGAACCGCTGCCACCCGCGCCTCTACGAGGAGGGGGACCCCGCCGAGAAGCTGGAGCTGGTCACCGGCACCTGCGTGTTCATTTCGCGCGCGCAGCTCATGAACTGCCACGTGAGCGCCGGCACGCGACACAAGGTGCTGCTCAGGCGACTGCTGGCCGCCTTCTTCGACag GAGCACGCTAGCTAACAGCTGTGGTACCGGTATCCGCTCCTCCACCAACGACCCGAGCCGCAAGCCCCTGGACAACAGAGTCCTGCACGCCGTCAAgt TCTACTGCCAGAACTTTGCGCCGAGCTTCAAGGAGAGCGAGATGAACGCCATCGCGGCGGACATGTGCACCAACGCGCGGCGCGTGGTGCGGAAGAGCTGGATCCCCAAGCTGAAGCTGCTGATGGCCGAGGGCGACGCCTACTCCGCCTTCCTCGCCGACAGCGTCAAGATGGAGGCTGACGCCCTGGTGGGGGCGGAGCACGGGTTTGACCCCGCCTCCCTGGAGGCCGTGGCCAATAGCGacgcggggggcggggccgcggcGGCAGCAGACGCCCTGCAGACGGCCGCGGCCGACGGCAGCACTTTGTTCTGA
- the ftr84 gene encoding tripartite motif-containing protein 16 encodes MNAIMAESGGYPMPPAPYCCPLCLDDPRDPVTLPCGDTNCCLECVNIYWDQLDHVGVYSCPQCRATFTPRPALRRHVPEVQRVQEPRRSPPAITAPFPHMQRDVLCDFCVGPRNKAVKSCLMCLAYYCETHVKPHYESATFKRHKLVDETGHLDRKICPQHEKGLELFCRTDQMCICVLCTVREHRGHNIISAEEERADKQKVLVGTQSEVQYIIQDRMKELQELRHNVDRLKSCAQRAQSDSDKSFHEMQQAVDRWHGELKQLIQANMQAAMSQAEGYVERLEHEISELQRRDAELRLILETEDNIHFLQNFQSLCVRPEPMVPKVLINPQFAFEEMSKTAADMKEHLDDICKTELSKISKTVSETPVYILLPRNGDKRNKVPSRLDLQEPKSRADFLRYTSKMTFDPNSAYKELVLSEGNQRVTRRKAGQLLPDHPDRFDGFSQVLCREALSGSRFYWEAEWTGEFSVGVAYKTISRKGKNSHSLLGYNDRSWSLLCSDGGYSAWHNQRDQDLPAAARATRIGVFLDYAGHSLAFYSVSDTMVLLHRFKANFSEPLYAGFGVGSSVSLVHLKPASLPY; translated from the exons ATGAACGCCATCATGGCTGAGTCCGGCGGCTACCCGATGCCCCCGGCCCCCTACTGCTGCCCGCTGTGTCTGGACGACCCCCGGGACCCGGTCACCCTCCCCTGCGGAGACACCAACTGCTGTCTGGAGTGCGTCAACATCTACTGGGACCAGCTGGACCACGTCGGCGTGTACAGCTGCCCGCAGTGCCGCGCCACCTTCACGCCGCGCCCCGCGCTCCGGCGCCACGTGCCCGAAGTGCAACGCGTTCAGGAGCCACGTCGTAGCCCGCCGGCGATCACGGCGCCCTTCCCGCACATGCAGCGCGACGTGCTCTGCGACTTCTGCGTGGGCCCGCGCAACAAGGCGGTCAAGTCGTGCTTGATGTGCCTGGCGTACTACTGCGAGACGCACGTGAAGCCGCACTACGAGTCCGCCACCTTCAAGCGGCACAAGCTGGTGGACGAGACGGGCCACCTGGACCGGAAGATCTGCCCCCAGCACGAGAAGggtctggagctcttctgccgcACCGACCAGATGTGCATCTGCGTGCTGTGCACCGTGCGCGAGCACCGGGGACACAACATCATCTCCGCGGAGGAGGAGCGCGCTGATAAACAG AAAGTTCTGGTGGGCACCCAGTCCGAGGTCCAGTACATCATCCAGGACAGGATGAAGGAGCTGCAGGAACTGCGACACAACGTGGACCGTCTTAAA AGCTGTGCTCAGCGCGCGCAATCAGACAGCGACAAGAGCTTCCACGAGATGCAGCAGGCGGTGGACCGCTGGCACGGGGAGCTGAAGCAGCTGATCCAGGCCAACATGCAGGCGGCCATGTCCCAGGCAGAGGGCTACGTGGAGCGGCTGGAGCACGAGATCTCAGAGCTGCAGCGCCGCGACGCAGAGCTCCGACTGATCCTGGAGACCGAGGACAACATCCACTTCCTGCAG AACTTCCAGTCGCTTTGTGTGCGACCGGAGCCCATGGTGCCCAAGGTGCTCATCAACCCCCAGTTCGCCTTCGAGGAGATGAGCAAGACGGCTGCGGACATGAAGGAGCACCTGGACGACATCTGCAAGACGGAGCTCAGCAAGATCTCCAAGACAG TAAGTGAAACACCTGTGTACATTCTCCTGCCCCGGAACGGAGACAAGCGAAACAAAG TCCCATCCAGGCTGGACCTCCAGGAGCCCAAGAGCAGAGCGGACTTCCTCAGAT ACACCAGCaagatgacctttgaccccaacTCGGCCTACAAGGAGCTGGTTCTGTCAGAAGGGAACCAGCGGGTGACCCGGAGGAAGGCGGGTCAGCTCCTCCCGGACCACCCGGACCGCTTCGACGGCTTCTCCCAGGTGCTGTGCCGCGAGGCCCTGTCCGGCTCCCGCTTCTACTGGGAGGCCGAGTGGACCGGGGAGTTCTCCGTGGGCGTGGCCTACAAGACCATCAGCCGCAAGGGCAAGAACTCCCACAGCCTGCTGGGCTACAACGACAGGTCCTGGAGCCTGCTGTGCTCCGACGGGGGCTACTCGGCCTGGCACAACCAGAGGGACCAGGACCTGCCGGCCGCGGCCCGGGCCACGCGGATCGGCGTGTTCCTGGACTACGCGGGCCACAGCCTGGCCTTCTACTCGGTGTCGGACACCATGGTGCTGCTGCACCGGTTCAAGGCCAACTTCTCAGAGCCGTTGTATGCCGGCTTCGGCGTGGGTTCGTCGGTCAGCCTGGTCCATCTGAAGCCCGCCTCGTTACCCTActga
- the LOC132454160 gene encoding nucleus accumbens-associated protein 1-like isoform X1, translating to MAQTLQMAIPNFGNNVLECLNEQRLQGLYCDVSVVVKGHAFKAHRAVLAASSSYFRDLFNAGGKSSVVELPPAVQPQSFQQILAFCYTGRLSMNVGDQFLLMYTAGFLQIQQIMEKGTEFFLKVSSPSCDSQGLHTEETPTSEPQSPVTQTVGGASAGGRPTPCLTPLPLVSKVKTEQAASTPQQEGSPYSVVCTPVAKRLWEGSSRDGGGGLGGGGSRKAARYSAAASAAAQDGRGGGGGMVGGVMTQGAGNGVNGNHNNNNNNNHNGVTPDGTSPGALSMYTSDSPISYHDDEEEDDMADETAEEQYRQICNMYTMYSMLNVGATVAGERVEALPDVTAESGGGGGRGGRGSRARQDLASLPAELISQIGNRCHPRLYEEGDPAEKLELVTGTCVFISRAQLMNCHVSAGTRHKVLLRRLLAAFFDRSTLANSCGTGIRSSTNDPSRKPLDNRVLHAVKFYCQNFAPSFKESEMNAIAADMCTNARRVVRKSWIPKLKLLMAEGDAYSAFLADSVKMEADALVGAEHGFDPASLEAVANSDAGGGAAAAADALQTAAADGSTLF from the exons ATGGCTCAGACGCTACAGATGGCGATCCCCAACTTCGGCAACAACGTCCTCGAGTGTCTGAACGAGCAGCGGCTGCAGGGCCTCTACTGCGACGTCTCTGTGGTCGTCAAGGGCCACGCCTTCAAG GCCCACCGCGCGGTGCTGGCCGCCAGTAGCTCCTACTTCCGGGACCTGTTCAACGCTGGGGGCAAGAGCTCTGTGGTGGAGCTGCCCCCGGCCGTGCAGCCCCAGAGCTTCCAGCAGATCCTGGCCTTCTGCTACACGGGCCGCCTCAGCATGAACGTGGGGGACCAGTTCCTGCTGATGTACACCGCCGGCTTCCTCCAGATCCAGCAGATCATGGAGAAGGGAACAGAGTTCTTCCTCAAG GTTTCATCCCCGAGCTGCGACTCCCAGGGGCTTCACACCGAGGAAACACCAACCTCTGAGCCTCAGAGCCCTGTCACTCAAACCGTGGGCGGGGCCTCTGCAGGAGGTAGGCCCACCCCATGCCTGACCCCGCTGCCCCTGGTCTCCAAGGTGAAGACGGAGCAGGCTGCCTCCACGCCGCAG CAGGAGGGCTCCCCCTACTCGGTGGTCTGCACCCCGGTGGCCAAGCGTCTCTGGGAGGGCAGCAGTCGCGACGGCGGCGGGGGCCTGGGGGGCGGAGGGTCACGCAAGGCCGCCCGCTactccgccgccgcctcggCCGCCGCCCAGGacgggcgcggcggcggcggcggcatggTGGGCGGAGTCATGACTCAGGGGGCGGGCAACGGCGTCAAcggcaaccacaacaacaacaacaacaacaaccacaacggcGTGACGCCCGACGGGACGAGCCCCGGCGCGCTCAGCATGTACACCAGCGACTCTCCCATCAGTTACcacgacgacgaggaggaggacgacatgGCGGACGAGACCGCCGAAGAGCAGTACCGGCAGATATGCAACATGTACACCATGTACAGCATGCTGAACGTAGGCGCCACAG tggctGGCGAGCGCGTGGAGGCCCTCCCGGACGTGACGGCGGAgtccggcggcggcgggggtcgCGGTGGGCGGGGCAGCCGTGCCCGCCAGGACCTGGCGTCCCTGCCCGCCGAGCTCATCAGCCAGATCGGGAACCGCTGCCACCCGCGCCTCTACGAGGAGGGGGACCCCGCCGAGAAGCTGGAGCTGGTCACCGGCACCTGCGTGTTCATTTCGCGCGCGCAGCTCATGAACTGCCACGTGAGCGCCGGCACGCGACACAAGGTGCTGCTCAGGCGACTGCTGGCCGCCTTCTTCGACag GAGCACGCTAGCTAACAGCTGTGGTACCGGTATCCGCTCCTCCACCAACGACCCGAGCCGCAAGCCCCTGGACAACAGAGTCCTGCACGCCGTCAAgt TCTACTGCCAGAACTTTGCGCCGAGCTTCAAGGAGAGCGAGATGAACGCCATCGCGGCGGACATGTGCACCAACGCGCGGCGCGTGGTGCGGAAGAGCTGGATCCCCAAGCTGAAGCTGCTGATGGCCGAGGGCGACGCCTACTCCGCCTTCCTCGCCGACAGCGTCAAGATGGAGGCTGACGCCCTGGTGGGGGCGGAGCACGGGTTTGACCCCGCCTCCCTGGAGGCCGTGGCCAATAGCGacgcggggggcggggccgcggcGGCAGCAGACGCCCTGCAGACGGCCGCGGCCGACGGCAGCACTTTGTTCTGA